In Hyphomicrobiaceae bacterium, the following are encoded in one genomic region:
- a CDS encoding chorismate mutase, with the protein MDPKKPWECADMGQVRTEIDRIDETLVELIAERFKYVDRAWQLKMNTPEGAVVPWRIQQVIDRVRANAEQHAVSADLCEALWRQMIGWFIQYEEERIRQTQDAKTDADTGADNDGG; encoded by the coding sequence ATGGATCCGAAAAAGCCCTGGGAATGCGCCGATATGGGGCAGGTGCGCACTGAGATCGATCGAATAGACGAGACGCTTGTGGAGCTCATTGCGGAACGCTTCAAGTATGTGGATCGCGCCTGGCAATTGAAGATGAACACGCCGGAAGGCGCTGTTGTGCCCTGGCGCATTCAGCAGGTGATCGATCGGGTGCGCGCCAACGCCGAGCAGCACGCGGTGTCTGCTGATCTATGCGAGGCGCTGTGGCGACAGATGATCGGGTGGTTCATCCAGTACGAGGAAGAGCGTATCCGTCAGACCCAGGATGCGAAGACGGATGCCGACACCGGCGCCGACAATGACGGTGGCTGA
- a CDS encoding VTT domain-containing protein, which translates to MLQQFVDGITTMMREHESWAVPIAFLVAFGESLCFASIIWPGWAILVGFSGALAASGVSPNVLMPMVIAAGLGGAVGYAVSYWIGSHFKGSIASIWPFKNDPSLIPRGEHFFTRYGAWSVFLGHFVGPIRAVIPVIAGMFRMPQFSFQIANTTSAFIWAAWAVLAPFWGVYYKDTIFEVILQHEHIAALGMFLLAALHAVPIPVLFWPTVLLLLAGSFLYLSAGGNALLLLAAGSAGVLTGDLAGYLLGRARREDPHAVWPFSWYPDGIPAAREYLARWGASGMITSKFLGPSRAYVPVVAGAKQMPILLFVIVSLISAVMVTAVCISPRLILGLFGL; encoded by the coding sequence ATGCTCCAGCAGTTTGTAGACGGCATCACGACCATGATGCGCGAGCATGAGAGCTGGGCTGTTCCGATCGCATTCCTTGTCGCATTCGGCGAGTCATTGTGCTTTGCCTCCATCATCTGGCCGGGCTGGGCCATCCTCGTGGGGTTTTCAGGTGCACTTGCAGCGTCCGGTGTCTCTCCGAACGTTCTTATGCCGATGGTGATCGCAGCCGGACTGGGCGGTGCTGTCGGCTATGCCGTCTCCTATTGGATCGGCAGCCACTTCAAAGGCTCTATCGCCTCGATCTGGCCGTTCAAAAACGATCCCTCGCTCATTCCACGCGGCGAGCATTTCTTCACAAGATACGGTGCATGGAGCGTGTTCCTCGGACATTTTGTCGGGCCTATCCGTGCGGTCATTCCCGTGATCGCAGGCATGTTCCGGATGCCCCAATTCTCCTTTCAAATCGCCAATACGACGAGCGCCTTCATCTGGGCAGCATGGGCCGTGCTCGCGCCGTTCTGGGGCGTCTACTACAAGGACACGATCTTTGAGGTGATCCTCCAGCACGAGCACATTGCGGCACTCGGCATGTTCCTCCTGGCGGCTCTTCACGCCGTGCCAATTCCCGTCCTGTTCTGGCCAACCGTACTGCTTTTGCTGGCAGGCAGCTTTTTGTATCTTTCAGCAGGCGGCAATGCGCTGCTGCTTCTGGCAGCAGGCTCGGCCGGCGTCCTTACGGGTGATCTTGCGGGCTATCTCCTGGGCCGAGCCCGCAGGGAGGATCCTCATGCCGTCTGGCCCTTCTCTTGGTATCCCGATGGCATTCCCGCAGCGCGCGAATATCTCGCGCGGTGGGGTGCTTCCGGCATGATTACGAGCAAGTTTCTCGGTCCGAGCCGCGCTTATGTCCCCGTCGTGGCTGGCGCCAAGCAAATGCCAATTCTGCTCTTCGTGATCGTGAGTTTGATCTCTGCGGTCATGGTAACGGCAGTCTGTATCTCTCCGCGCCTGATTTTGGGGCTGTTTGGCCTTTAG
- the gatB gene encoding Asp-tRNA(Asn)/Glu-tRNA(Gln) amidotransferase subunit GatB: MQDKTKASKSNNLIPGATGDWEVVIGMEVHAQVASQSKLFSGSSTAFGAEPNSHVSLVDAAMPGMLPVINEECVAQAIRTGLGLKAQINLRSVFDRKNYFYPDLPQGYQISQYKQPVVGEGTVEIDVDGEPMTVGIERLHLEQDAGKSLHDQHPDYSYVDLNRSGVALMEIVSKPDMRSSKQAQAYVTKLRTILRYLGTCDGDMEKGNLRADVNVSVRKPGDELGTRCEIKNVNSIRFIGQAIEVEARRQIDILEDGGKIDQETRLFDSAKGETRSMRSKEEAHDYRYFPDPDLLPLELEQGWVDDLKDHLPELPDEKRSRFMKDFSLSGYDANVLVAERERADYFEKVLGLVSDAKRDGKLAANWVINELLGRLNKEGHDIADSKVTPQQIAGIVNLIASNAISGKIAKDLFEIVWTEGGDPAEIVEKRGMRQVTDTGAIEKAVDEIIAANPEKAEQAKAKPNLLGWFVGQVMKSTGGKANPAAVNEILKSKLGI; the protein is encoded by the coding sequence ATGCAAGACAAGACCAAGGCGAGCAAGTCGAACAACCTGATCCCAGGCGCTACCGGCGACTGGGAGGTCGTGATCGGCATGGAGGTGCATGCCCAGGTAGCCTCGCAGTCAAAGCTCTTTTCCGGCTCATCGACGGCATTCGGCGCCGAGCCCAACAGCCATGTCTCGCTGGTGGACGCGGCCATGCCCGGCATGTTGCCCGTCATCAACGAAGAGTGCGTGGCGCAGGCGATCCGCACCGGGCTGGGTCTCAAGGCGCAGATCAACCTGAGAAGCGTTTTCGACCGCAAGAACTATTTTTATCCCGACCTCCCGCAGGGCTATCAGATCTCCCAGTACAAGCAGCCGGTGGTGGGAGAAGGCACCGTTGAGATCGACGTCGATGGCGAGCCCATGACCGTCGGTATCGAGCGACTGCATCTGGAGCAGGACGCTGGAAAGTCGCTTCACGACCAGCATCCCGACTACTCCTACGTCGATTTGAACCGCTCGGGCGTGGCGCTGATGGAAATCGTGTCGAAGCCCGACATGCGGTCATCCAAGCAGGCCCAGGCCTACGTGACCAAGCTGCGCACCATTCTGCGCTATCTCGGCACCTGTGATGGCGACATGGAGAAGGGCAACCTGCGCGCCGACGTCAACGTCTCGGTGCGCAAGCCCGGTGACGAGCTGGGCACGCGCTGTGAAATCAAGAACGTCAACTCCATTCGCTTCATCGGACAGGCGATCGAGGTAGAAGCGCGCCGCCAGATCGACATTCTGGAAGACGGCGGCAAAATCGATCAGGAGACGCGGCTGTTTGATTCCGCCAAGGGCGAGACCCGCTCCATGCGTTCCAAGGAAGAAGCGCACGACTATCGCTACTTCCCCGATCCCGACCTGCTGCCGCTCGAACTGGAGCAGGGCTGGGTCGATGATCTGAAAGACCATCTGCCCGAGCTGCCGGATGAAAAGCGTTCGCGCTTCATGAAGGACTTTAGCTTATCGGGGTATGACGCGAACGTGCTCGTTGCTGAACGCGAGCGCGCGGACTATTTCGAGAAGGTTCTCGGGCTCGTTTCGGATGCCAAGCGTGACGGCAAGCTCGCCGCCAACTGGGTCATCAACGAGCTGCTGGGTCGGCTCAACAAGGAAGGTCACGACATTGCGGACAGCAAGGTGACGCCTCAGCAGATCGCCGGCATCGTGAACCTCATCGCTTCGAATGCTATCTCCGGCAAGATCGCAAAGGATCTGTTCGAGATTGTTTGGACAGAGGGCGGCGATCCCGCAGAGATCGTTGAGAAGCGCGGGATGCGTCAGGTCACGGACACCGGCGCCATCGAGAAGGCGGTGGACGAGATCATTGCTGCCAACCCGGAGAAGGCCGAGCAGGCGAAAGCGAAGCCCAATCTGTTGGGGTGGTTCGTCGGGCAGGTGATGAAGTCGACGGGCGGCAAGGCGAACCCGGCCGCGGTCAATGAGATCTTGAAGTCAAAACTCGGCATCTAG
- a CDS encoding cytochrome P450, with protein MLNELTKTAPLYPPTVAPAARALPLWLSLLRFTRNPLRSLPRAVYEQDIVVYGRKRPLVAWVTGSDLVEQILIKRTDVFAKTRLDRRVLKPLIGTGLLTAQGEHWRWQRKMASPLFRPNDALTYVPAMTQAAREQIERWRAKGAVHIAPIEIDMTETTFAVIARTILAGIDESEASEIQRTGYAFIRPIMWSVASALMLTPDTWWYPGKAQMMRAAAENRATVQRLLDKRRAAGIEGDDLVARMLQARHPDTDAPMSDDELIDNLGTFLLAGHETTAKALTWTLYLLARSPEWQKRVREEIAAATSGRQVCANDIAQLPLTQRVLKESMRLYPPVPAMTRVNLEATTLGGVTLPEPALIVVPVFAIHRHKATWEDPDRFDPDRFLPEREAQLKRTQFMPFGAGPRVCIGASFAMTEAIVVLASLLQQVRFSWDGTHNPEPISRVTLHPKGGMPLKVEILQGPPPDMVDKALN; from the coding sequence GTGCTGAACGAGCTGACAAAGACTGCTCCCCTTTACCCGCCGACGGTGGCGCCCGCCGCGCGAGCGTTGCCGCTTTGGCTTTCGCTGCTTCGTTTCACGCGCAATCCTTTGCGATCTCTACCACGCGCCGTCTACGAGCAAGACATCGTCGTCTACGGCCGCAAGCGCCCTCTTGTGGCCTGGGTAACCGGCAGCGACCTCGTTGAGCAGATCCTCATCAAGCGCACCGATGTGTTCGCCAAGACGAGGCTCGACAGGCGCGTGTTGAAACCGCTTATCGGAACTGGCTTGCTGACGGCACAAGGCGAGCACTGGCGCTGGCAACGCAAAATGGCGAGCCCGCTGTTTCGCCCCAACGATGCGCTCACCTATGTTCCGGCCATGACGCAGGCGGCACGCGAACAGATCGAACGATGGCGGGCAAAGGGCGCTGTACACATCGCCCCCATCGAGATCGACATGACGGAAACGACGTTCGCCGTCATCGCGCGCACAATTCTGGCGGGCATCGACGAAAGCGAAGCCAGCGAGATTCAGCGTACAGGCTACGCATTCATCCGGCCAATTATGTGGTCGGTCGCATCCGCACTCATGTTGACGCCGGACACGTGGTGGTATCCGGGTAAAGCGCAGATGATGCGCGCAGCAGCCGAAAATCGCGCGACCGTTCAGCGCCTGCTCGATAAGCGGCGGGCAGCCGGGATAGAGGGCGACGATCTTGTCGCCAGGATGCTTCAAGCACGCCATCCCGATACAGACGCGCCAATGAGCGACGACGAACTCATCGACAACCTCGGCACATTCCTGCTTGCCGGTCACGAGACGACGGCCAAGGCGCTCACATGGACACTTTATCTCCTGGCCCGATCACCCGAATGGCAGAAGCGCGTGCGCGAGGAGATTGCCGCGGCGACCAGCGGCCGCCAGGTGTGTGCGAACGACATTGCACAGCTGCCTCTCACCCAGCGGGTGCTCAAGGAGAGCATGAGGCTCTACCCGCCCGTTCCCGCCATGACGCGCGTGAACCTTGAGGCGACGACGCTGGGCGGTGTTACCTTGCCCGAACCGGCCCTCATCGTCGTTCCGGTGTTCGCAATTCATCGCCATAAGGCGACGTGGGAAGATCCCGACCGCTTCGATCCAGACCGTTTCCTGCCGGAACGGGAAGCGCAGCTCAAGCGCACACAGTTCATGCCGTTCGGCGCCGGGCCCCGCGTCTGCATCGGGGCCTCGTTCGCAATGACGGAGGCGATTGTCGTGCTCGCGTCGTTGCTCCAGCAGGTCCGCTTCTCGTGGGACGGCACGCATAATCCAGAGCCCATCAGCCGCGTTACGTTGCATCCCAAGGGCGGAATGCCGCTAAAAGTCGAGATCCTTCAGGGCCCCCCACCCGACATGGTGGATAAAGCGTTAAATTGA
- a CDS encoding glutathione S-transferase N-terminal domain-containing protein, translated as MASDDITLYFWPTPNGQKIAIMLEELGEPYQVRYVDINAGAQHEPDYLAISPNNRIPAIVDPDGPDGNALSLFESGAILQYLARKYERFYPTAERRKADIDQWLFWQVGGLGPMAGQALHFRKYATEKIPYGVERYTKEVTRLFSVLERRLKDRDYLAVEYSIADIACFPWVRRWPDLGQDLGQFPRLKNWFDRIAARPAVIRGLELGADPLLRVNA; from the coding sequence ATGGCGTCAGACGACATCACCTTGTATTTTTGGCCGACGCCGAACGGGCAGAAGATCGCCATCATGCTCGAAGAGTTGGGTGAGCCGTATCAGGTGCGCTACGTTGACATCAATGCGGGTGCACAGCATGAGCCGGATTATTTGGCGATCTCGCCCAACAACCGTATTCCCGCGATCGTCGATCCCGACGGGCCAGACGGGAATGCGCTGTCATTGTTTGAGTCGGGCGCGATCCTTCAATACCTCGCGCGGAAATACGAGCGTTTCTATCCGACCGCCGAACGGCGCAAGGCGGACATCGATCAGTGGCTGTTCTGGCAGGTTGGCGGCCTGGGCCCGATGGCCGGACAGGCGCTGCATTTCCGCAAGTATGCCACCGAGAAAATTCCTTACGGCGTGGAGCGCTATACGAAGGAAGTCACGCGGCTGTTCTCCGTCCTGGAGCGCCGCCTCAAGGATCGCGATTATCTGGCGGTCGAGTATTCGATTGCCGACATCGCGTGTTTCCCGTGGGTGCGACGTTGGCCCGATCTCGGCCAGGACCTTGGGCAATTTCCGCGTCTGAAGAATTGGTTTGACCGGATTGCGGCGCGACCGGCGGTCATTCGTGGGTTGGAGCTTGGGGCAGATCCATTATTGCGCGTTAACGCCTGA
- a CDS encoding quinone oxidoreductase — MAKAVRIHEHGGIDQLRYEDVEVGKPGPGQVRLRQTAIGINYIDTYHRTGLYKLPSLPAVIGVEGAGVVTGVGEGVSDLKEGDRVAYAGPMGSYASERLAPADRMVKLPDNVSDDMAAAMMLQGMTVRYLLRETYRVGPETTMLFHAAAGGVGLIACQWAKALGATIIGTAGSPEKVALAKAHGCTHVINYRTENFVERVKEITNGKLCDVAYDSIGKDTFPASLDCLKPRGLWVSFGNASGPVPPFELTALKGSLFATRPSLFAYTATRQELLDNAADLFSMVGSGKIKIEVNHRYPLAATADAHRDLEGRKTTGSIVLIP, encoded by the coding sequence ATGGCCAAGGCGGTTCGCATTCACGAGCATGGCGGCATCGATCAGCTGCGGTATGAAGACGTGGAAGTCGGAAAGCCCGGCCCCGGGCAGGTTCGATTGCGCCAGACGGCCATCGGTATCAACTACATCGATACCTATCATCGTACCGGGCTCTATAAACTGCCCTCTCTTCCAGCCGTCATCGGCGTCGAAGGCGCAGGCGTGGTGACCGGCGTGGGCGAGGGCGTGAGCGACCTCAAGGAAGGCGACCGCGTCGCATACGCCGGACCGATGGGCAGCTATGCGAGCGAGCGTCTCGCACCGGCCGACCGCATGGTGAAGCTGCCCGACAACGTGAGTGATGATATGGCCGCAGCAATGATGTTGCAGGGCATGACAGTGCGCTACCTTTTGCGCGAAACGTATCGTGTCGGCCCGGAGACGACCATGTTGTTTCATGCCGCGGCCGGTGGCGTTGGTCTCATCGCGTGCCAATGGGCTAAGGCGCTGGGTGCGACGATTATCGGGACGGCGGGTTCGCCTGAGAAGGTCGCACTTGCCAAGGCTCACGGCTGCACGCATGTGATCAACTATCGCACTGAGAATTTCGTCGAGCGCGTGAAGGAGATCACGAACGGCAAACTTTGCGATGTCGCCTACGACTCCATTGGCAAGGATACATTTCCCGCATCGTTGGATTGCTTGAAGCCCCGTGGACTTTGGGTTTCGTTCGGCAATGCCTCCGGTCCTGTACCGCCTTTTGAACTCACGGCCTTAAAGGGTTCTCTTTTCGCCACACGTCCGTCGCTGTTTGCATATACCGCAACCCGTCAGGAGTTGCTCGATAACGCTGCCGATCTGTTTTCGATGGTGGGCAGTGGAAAGATCAAGATCGAGGTCAATCATCGTTATCCGCTTGCAGCCACCGCAGATGCGCATCGCGATCTGGAGGGGCGCAAGACCACGGGTTCGATTGTTCTGATACCCTAA